In Brassica rapa cultivar Chiifu-401-42 chromosome A06, CAAS_Brap_v3.01, whole genome shotgun sequence, a single window of DNA contains:
- the LOC103871840 gene encoding gibberellin-regulated protein 8, whose product MKLVIVQFSIIFILLTSSFFVLSTADSSCGGKCNVRCSKASQHDLCIKDCNICCQKCNGCVPSGTFGHRDECPCYRDMKNSKGGPKCP is encoded by the exons ATGAAGCTCGTGATTGTACAATTCTCTATAATCTTTATTCTCCTCACATCTTCATTCTTCGTGCTTTCAACCGCGGATTCGT CGTGTGGTGGAAAGTGCAACGTGAGATGCTCAAAGGCATCACAACATGATTTGTGCATCAAAGATTGCAATATATGTTGCCAGAAGTGTAATGGTTGTGTGCCCTCTGGCACTTTTGGACACAGAGACGAATGCCCTTGCTACCGAGATATGAAAAACTCCAAAGGCGGGCCCAAGTGTCCCTGA